tttcttcatgttcATTTATAAATCAAatcttgtctctgtgtgtgcatgattgtgtacatgtgtgacaGAGCGAGTAAGTGCATATgtcaatgagtgtgtgtgagtttgaatgagtgagtgtatgagtgtgtccttgagtgagtgtgagtttgtatgtgtgtatgtttgcagatagccaaacagacagacagacagacagacagacagacagacagacagacagacagacagacagacagacagacagacagacagacagacatacatacatacatacatacatacatacatacatacatacatacatacatacatacatacatacatacatacatgtggagtgtgtgtggagtgagtgtgagtgagtgagtgaggtgcgtgagtgtgtgtgagtgagtgtgtgagtgtgtgtgagtgagtgtgtgagagtgtgtgtgtgtgagagtgtgtgtgtgtgagagaggagtgtgtgtgtgtgagagagagtggtgtgtgtgtgagagagagtgtgtgtgtgtgagagagagtgtgtgtgtgtgagagagagtgtgtatgtgtgtgtgagagagtgtgtatgtgtgtgtgagagagagtgtgtatgtgtgtgtgagagagtggtgtatgtgtgtgtgtggagagtgtgagagtgtgtgtgtgagagtgtgagagtgtgtgtgtgagagtgtgagagtgtgtgtgtgagagtgtggagagtgtgtgtgtgagagtgtgtgtgtgagagtgtgtgtgtgagagtgtgtgtgtgaggagtgtgtgtgtgagagtgtgtgtgtgcgcgcgcgcgtgagagagagagagagagagagagagagcgagccgagagcgagagcgagatgcgagagcgagagagagagcgagagagagagcgagagagagagcgagagagagagcgagagagagagcgagagagagagcgagagcgagagcgagagagagagcgagagagagagcgagagcgagagcgagagcgagagcgagagcgagagagagagcgagagagagagcgagagagagagcgagagagagagcgagagagagagcgagagagagagcgagagagagagcgagagagagagcgagagagagagagagagagagagagggggaaggaaggaaggaaggaaggaaggaaggaaggaaggaaggaaggaaggaaggaaggaaggaaggaaggaaggaaggaaggaaggaaggaagaaagaaagagaaagagtccaTGCACAAGTTCATTTGTATGTGGAGACTAGATTATATATTTGCAGAGACATAGCATACATGGGCATTTGTATGTAAAATAAACTtgttttaaagtattttttttatcttattacagCTCAGAGAGGAATCCAGCAGGAAGTTACTCTCAACACCAAACATGGTGTGGAAGCCAAGACCTATGAAGCGGTGAGTTTCGCCTTTTCTCTTTGCAAAATACTTCATGATATACAAATGGGGCTGGTATCTGGATATTAAATTTGATTttgggccttttttttttctctctctctttcttcttatttatttattttttgtttccgtCCCCTGTTTTAACTCCTTAAATTTATTTTGTACAGAGAAACTTTATGAAACTGCATTCATGAATACTTAAATGCCTAgagtttaatgtatatattgtagagcagaacacaaaatacacatttttttgtaACTGTGTAAGCTTCAAGATCTAAGGGTGCcagtatatatgcagaaatatttTGTTGAAGTCTTCATTtatgataaatacattttttttttttttttttttgactgccgTTAAGAAAAATACTAATGTTGAAACtgagtattttttatataatatatccaaGCTACAGTGacttaataatttatttatttcactcttctctttctctttttttcttcctgttgacCTAATCTACAGCAGAGGGTTGTAAGTCAAGTCTTACTCATGGCCAGTAAAGAGTGCCTTGTTATGCTAACACCATTAGCACTTGAAATATAATTGCTTTATTTTTAAGTGGGCTTGATTTTGGCAAAGACCCTGAAGCTACCATTGATTAACTCAATTTGTTCAGTCAAGGCAACTTcaggaacaaaacaaaatctagCGCACTGACAACAAACACCAGTCTAGAAATCTTGTAGTAAAAGAGTGCCCAAAGGGAGTTGTCATCCTGCTAAATTTGTGAATGCCCAAAAGTGGCTGTGCAGAATGTTTTTGTGAGTGGTTTAATTTgacaaggggaaaaaaactaatcaacttcattttatatatataaatatatatagatatatccttatatataaatatgtgtatctatctatctatatgtatatatttatatatgtgtgtatatatatatatatatatatatatatatatatatatatatatgtgtgtgtgtatatatatatgtgtatatatatgtatatatgtatatgtatgtataatgtatatacgtatatatatacattatatatacttgtatatatttatatatacacacatgtatatatggatgtatatgtacatctatatgtgtatatgtatatgtatgtatatatgtatatgtatgtatatatgtatatttatatatatatacatatatatatacatatatatacatatatgtatagatgtatatgtacatatatgtatagatgtttatgtacatatatgtatagatatatgtgtatatatatggttatatgtatatatgtatatatatgtatatatgtatatatatatatgtatatatgtatatatatgtatatatgtgtatatatgtatatatgtatatatatgtatatatgtatatatatatatgtatatatgtatgtgtaatatatatatatatgtatgtatgtatgtatgtatgtgtgtgtatatatatgtgtgtgtgtgtatatatatatatatatatatatatatatatatatatatatatatatatatatatatatatgtatatatatgatatatttatgtaaaatgtaGGCTGTATTTTGCAGTGGATAGAATAGTATAACAACTGACATACTTGGTTGTATTGCAAGGCTCTTTAAGGATCATTAACTAGAGTTTGCATTTCTTATCACCTTGCTTGACACTAACATTGAATGTAGAGTTATGCACTAACACTTAATATATAAACTTCtttaagggaaagaagggaggaaaagaatttGTTAATTCAGTTTTTGTGAAGGTGTGTCTCAGCGAATGAGTGTACATTTGTGGGTCTGGATCTTCATGCATGTGCAAGCACGCAAACGCATGTTTGcttgtgcatgtgagtgagtgagtttgtgtttttattatttgtgagcGTTAATTCAAGAATGAGTAAGTGTTTGTTTtaggaaatatatattaaaagggtAATTAAAATACTAATACCCATTTTATTTATTGGTTCTTAATCTATATAGGAATAGATAGTAATTAGTTGTCAGAGTGAGTGAGCTCCTAAAATCCAAGAAGACATTTGTGTAATAGACAGGTTCTCATGATTGCAAGTAATACTTTGCTTCTaccagtttttttcttctttttaacagtAATGGGtctcttgattttatttatttatttatttttttcctccttaatTTAATCCTCAGAAGTGCATTTTCCTCTTTTGTATTGTAATtgctcttttattatcatctgctgcttcttttttttttatcttttgcatatttttcattatgcatttcttctttcttcttcagtgATATTCCAACATTGAATTTGTTTTGGATCTACATAACTTTCAATCTCTTCTTTCTGTtatgtattaaaaaaacaaataaaccttTCCAAGATATCCAGTGTATTGTATCCTGTTGCTTTTAATATTTTCACCATGTTGATCCAATAAGAAATAGAGTCTTATGCACAACCAGagtatgttttgtattttgttgtatactgtttcttctcttctaacCACCTCCAGTAAACATCCACAGATACCTTGGCTTTACTGCAATTATGATCTTGAAGTACTGTTCTTGGATTCCCTCTTTAGCAAAACTGATTGCTGTTTTACTAATAATGTGTGAAGTTGGTATTTTGTTATGAGGCTGTTACCGTAGATAGATGGTTTCTTAATATTTCTCCTATTGATTGTTTTCGTAATGGGATGTCAAATAATTTTTCATACATTGCTTGGGGATGTAAAAGTGTAATATGCTATTACTTCTAATTAAAAACACATAAAAGGTTTATATTCATCAGAATTCCAagaattcctaaaaaaaaaaaaaaaattctctctctctctctgtttgataTTCAAACATTAGAAATTAAAAATCGTAACTATagctttctttatatatcttctAAAAGCTGGGTGAGGCAGCCAAGTTAAAGCCGTTGGAGATTGAGTTGAAGCGTCTGGAGGACCTCAGCGAGAGCATTGTCCATGACTTCTCCTACATGAGGCAGCGTGAAGAAGAAATGCGAGACACAAATGGTAAGACCTTTTATGGAaatgtttactttaaaaaaaggaaaaaaacggttGTACAGATGATCACATGCATATttgtcatcatatatatttagcagaaattgaaatatattatttatctgtgctccccctctctctcgctctctctctctctctctctctctctctctctctctctctctctctctctctctctctctctctctctctctctctctctctctctctctctctctctctctcctctctctctctcctctctctctcctctctctctcctctctctctcccctctctctcccctctctccccccccctctctatctccccctctctcctccccctctctctctccccctctctctctccccctctctctctccccctctccctctctctccctctccctctctctccctctccctctctctccctctccctctccctctctctccctctccctctctctccctctccctctctctccctctccctctctctccctctccctctccctctctctccctctctctccctctccctctctctctccctctccctctctctctccctctccctctctctctccctctctctccctctctctccctctccctctctctccctctctctccctctccctctccctctccctctccctctccctctccctctccctctctctccatctccctctccctctctctccctctctctccatctccctctctctccctcccccctccccctcctgtaaAACCAACTTAATCTGAAGTTGTCTTTCCCTCCACGTACCCCTTTCTATCTAAAATTCCCTTagatttttaaagaaaattgaaaatatgTTCTTAGTCTTTTATTGAGTATAAGGTATTTTTGTCTGAGACCGGCAAAAAATATTCCATCAATAACACCCTCTTGTCTCTTCACAGAATCAACAAATTCCCGTGTCCTTTACCTTTCCCTGTTCTCCCTCTGCTGTTTGATTGGACTGGCCACCTGGCAGGTACTCTACCTCCGCAAGTTCTTCAAGGCCAAGAAGCTTATCGAGTAGATATCCCTCTGCCTTTTACAGGGAGATGACACAAAATTGACCATAAGTGACCCAAGACTGGGCATCATGTTGGTTGCCCTTGAAAATGATATCATGTTATTGATTGAAATCTACTgatcataaaggaaaaaaatgaaaattctttttctttttatttatgaaaattttAGTCTCCAGCTGCATTTGAAATGTTTTTTAATAATTggggtatttgttattgtttatatactTAACATTTGTGTTATGTATATTACTTTTTGTGATTTATACGGGAAAAATAGTAACTGCAATTATTTATAGAAAGACCACTGTGAAGAAATTATTAAGAAGagtttaaaagatttttttttttttttttttttttcttgacattgGTTTAAAGGTACAAAGAATGATCTCAGCTGCAGCCAGTGAAAGGGATAAAGCATTTTAACAGTTAGATGATATACCATCCATTTCATAAACTATAGAAGCATATGAGATACTGATATGCTTTATTTAAGTTCCCTTTATCACAAATGCCAACTCTTTGTATTCACATATTGGTTATTAGATCAAATTAATTATTAGGGAGGTGGTTGTTTTTTAAGAATTTAGGGGGTTTTCTTGCCTTAATAAAAAGAGTCGCTGAGATGAATGTTGTACACTACAGCACAAGATTTTCACTGTGCCTCCATTTTGTTTAGTTTATCTCATTTTATATCAAGAACAAGTCTCACAAATCACTTGTTATTAATCATGAGGATTGGCATGTAGTATGTAGTATAGCACATCAAGGTCTGTAcattaaaataaaagtgaaaatcggtatatattttttttattgcaaagagGCACGTAATTAAGTTTTCTTCAGTTTTGAACCTGCTGTTTTAACAAAGGCTAGAGGCAGGCTTTGTATTAGATCCTTAGTGGTGCCAGGATATCATCCTCATTTGATAAAAGAATCATGACATGCGTTCCACAGAGCGTTTCATGTGTTGTTTATGCAGTAAGATTTGAGTTTTGTGTTgccattttatttctttctcactgtcttttCTCTTGATTCTTTAGTCTACTCAAACTGAAACCTGGATgtacatttttatcatttccttttcttttgttgtgttgTTAATCTTGCTACTGCAAGTTAACAGTATCACTGCTGTGCACATTTGTCTAAAATATGAGTGAGAGATAAACTTTAGGGCTATAGGTTCATAGTCAGAATAAAACACCAATTTATGTTGTATGGAAGATCATAGGCAATTCACTTTATCTGAGATATTAAAAGAACAGATATTgagcttttttatatatatacaaagtaggGTGGTGTTATAAAAATATTCTGGAGCAGTCAGCAGTTTTGTGAATTTCCACAAAATATGGCTTTACTCTGCCATTGCATAAGTAAATTACTTGTTGTATGGGCTTGTTTCATGAAATAATATTTAAATCATCTAAGGATTCATTtagaatgaaatgataaaacaatatgaaaGAGTATTTCATCACTTCTTGCAAAAGATTCTATTATGTTTTAATTGTAAATGAATGATTCACAAAGTGAACATGGTTTGTGTGTTCAGATGATAATGTGCTTTTCATATTATTTGATAAAGATTATGCCATGTTTGTATAGAATGTAAATTTAAATCTTTCACATGAATTTTGCTGAAGTTGTAGTATAGAAGAAATGTTTATGACCTGTGACTGATGTAAGCTCATAAATTCTTAGATCTGGTGTGATTGAGTGTGAATCAGAGAGTCTTTGTCGGTATAAAGTTCTCATCTTGAATAAATATTCATTTGTATTCGCTGATGTTTCCTTCTCCTGTTAATGTAGTGTATATCCATTGTGAGCAATATGCAGTAAATCCTGAACATGCTTgaaaatatgaatgcatatgtgtttttttaaatTGTCCCAAAGGAAGTCATATCTGGCTTTGCTAAAAATGCAAGATTAGGGGTCTACATAAAACAGAATTCATCATTATGATACAAACAACACATTACATAGATTTCATATACTTTGTGATATGTATTgtcaaataaatgaatgacaaaAGAAATATCTGTAAAAAATGACTCAAGCCTATGCATTTTAACCCATCAGTTTAATTTGGTAAATACAGTAGCCATTACGGTGTACAGTACATTATAATAAAGCATTGAAAATCTAAGGGTACCAatccaagaagagaaaaaatatttatcattatgaagaTGGAACCCAGGTGGATTTGGAAATTTTTGTCTTGTTATCAAATAAATCTGGTTTGTGCATTGTGGTTTCTCTACCTTCTTTTTGAATAAATATGTCTCCTTGAATCAATTCCTTATAAATCTACATGAGATAGAATAAAATTTACATCTTGAGAAAGCTACTCTCAAGGCGTCTGACCAAGATGAAGTACCAAAGCCTACCAAGTATACTGGTACTTGTATTAgtggaaattatattttttatacttgtgttttatcatcactattattatcattaatattatcattatcatcaattattattattataaaaaaaatattattattaacattgtcattattattattattattatcatcaataattatgattatcatttttagtactaGTTGGttttagtatcataataattattatgattattattctaattttcttcattaacattattataatcatagttatctttcatcattacaagtagtagtagtaattactgttgccgttgtcattattatttacgcTTAAGAGTTGTAACAAAAGAATTACAATTATTGTGtttcttctaattatttttttctctatttctgctataatcatttacttttttaaaaaatcgttactattatcataatacttattGTCACTTCTGTTTCTGCTATCAGTGATAACCGtaatgtttgctgttgttgttacaatcATCTTAGATTGTGGGGAaagatatatactaatacacataaTTTCAGTCTACATTCGTCGACTAGAGATAGAGACATTTTAGCATAGTTACCCTAGAAAAACAAGGTTTTTTTACTTTCGTTTAGAAAAGTAACGTTCATAACAAACATTCAAATCTGAGAAGAGTTAAATAAGCACATTCAAAGTATTTTGGCAGATTATCACCTATCCTTCAATATTACCACAACCATAGTCTAGACAAAACTATCGCAGCCAACAAAGAACACAGAAGCATTATATTGACCTTTTCCTCCCATATAGCCATCTCATCATGTTTAGCTGAATAGTCGCTACTAGTAATATCTTTCTCCACTCAAAACGCCGAGTCAGATCAGCCAATTTTGACACAcagttaaaaggaaaaaataaatcaatatgttCGTATATACAGACAACTGGGAGGACGCTTCGGTGTAGTTGACCAATCACTGCAAGAGTCAgcggttgtgggcgtggcctGTGATCAGCTGTCGACCAAAGCGTGCGTTTAGTGTGTCTCTGGCTCTTGGTGAGGGTGGAAATACACACGTTGCTTCCCAGGGGACTTGTAGTGCTTACGGTGAGTGCCTTTCAAGTATGATGTAGATCGTCGGCAAGTGCCCAGTGCAGGATCCTGACTTCGTGTAAATCGGAATAAAACGTGGTGTATAATCTCCCCGACTTATTGAATTgacaatttcttttttatttcaagaCTGTTTTCGTTAAGGGACTTTTTGGCGATTGACATCTCGGTTTTAGGTGTGACTGGCCATATAAAATAAGGTGTGCAGCTAATTTGTAATTGTAAATGGTATATGACATATTCCATATACGTTTATTCATACTTAATTtgcttttatattcatatgtttttcaACTCGATGAGCtacatatatttgattttatacatacatacatatatatatatatatatatatatatatatatgtatgtatgtatgtatgtatgtatgtgtgtgtgtgtgtgtgtgtgtgtgtgtgtgtgtgtgtgtgtgtgtgtgtgtgtgtgtgtgtgtgtgtgtgtgtgtgtatgtgcatataaaaaatatatatataaattacatatatattatatatgtaattataaaatatatatatttatatttatagttatgtacataagtatatatatatacatttttaaatatatcatgtgtgtatatatatatatata
The nucleotide sequence above comes from Penaeus chinensis breed Huanghai No. 1 chromosome 3, ASM1920278v2, whole genome shotgun sequence. Encoded proteins:
- the LOC125040139 gene encoding transmembrane emp24 domain-containing protein bai-like translates to MGRLTWVMAIVGLLAAAADGIMFHLQPNTQKCLREEIHKDVLVSGEYEIQETPGQKVDIQVTDSKGHHLYIKEEADSGKFIFNTEDYDVYDVCFISRVPATQRGIQQEVTLNTKHGVEAKTYEALGEAAKLKPLEIELKRLEDLSESIVHDFSYMRQREEEMRDTNESTNSRVLYLSLFSLCCLIGLATWQVLYLRKFFKAKKLIE